Proteins co-encoded in one Vibrio aquimaris genomic window:
- a CDS encoding YggT family protein, giving the protein MNSMSFLISTLFDLYIMVVILRIWLQAARADFYNPFSQFIVKATQPVVAPLRRVIPSVGSIDLATVFFAYVLCILKFVAIIFIASSGSVSFSADFLYLGLLSLIKAAGGLLFWVLLIRAILSWVSQGRSPIEYVFHQLTEPMLAPIRRIIPAMGGFDLSVLVLFIGLQFANFLMGDLIGSIWYQL; this is encoded by the coding sequence ATGAATTCAATGAGTTTTCTAATTTCCACCCTGTTTGATCTCTACATTATGGTAGTGATCTTACGTATTTGGTTGCAGGCTGCACGCGCAGATTTCTACAACCCGTTTTCACAGTTTATTGTTAAAGCGACTCAACCTGTGGTTGCACCACTTCGCCGAGTCATACCTTCGGTGGGTAGTATCGATCTTGCTACCGTGTTCTTTGCTTATGTACTGTGCATTCTGAAGTTTGTGGCGATTATATTTATCGCCTCCAGCGGCTCAGTATCTTTTAGTGCCGATTTCTTATACCTAGGACTGCTTTCTCTGATTAAAGCTGCGGGTGGGTTATTATTCTGGGTACTGCTCATTCGTGCAATTTTAAGTTGGGTCAGTCAAGGTCGCAGCCCAATTGAGTATGTGTTCCATCAATTAACTGAACCTATGCTTGCACCAATTAGACGCATCATCCCAGCCATGGGTGGATTTGATTTAAGTGTATTAGTCCTTTTTATTGGCTTGCAGTTCGCTAACTTCTTAATGGGCGATCTTATCGGCTCAATTTGGTACCAACTGTAA
- the hemW gene encoding radical SAM family heme chaperone HemW, whose amino-acid sequence MSQLIPPALSLYIHIPWCVQKCPYCDFNSHALKADIPEQDYIAALLQDLDTDIERYQISSNPRQLHSIFIGGGTPSLFSAKGIAELLQGIETRIPFKSGIEITMEANPGTIEAERFLGYQKAGITRISVGVQSFEQSKLTKLGRIHGQDEAVNAAKLAHKIGLHSFNLDLMHGLPDQSLDQALNDLEKAIELSPPHLSWYQLTIEPNTLFHYKRPTLPDDDALWDIFEQGHQKLTEAGYVQYEISGYSKPDHQCQHNLNYWRFGDYLGIGCGAHGKLSFADGRIIRTTKIKHPKGYLAAYDNMVKPYLYNEEEVALDDRPFEFFMNRFRLLEACPKQDFLNTTGLSFEAIRKPMDWAISMNYISESETHWQVTEKGKLFLNDLLEAFMVDGE is encoded by the coding sequence ATGAGTCAATTAATACCTCCAGCATTAAGCCTTTATATACACATTCCATGGTGTGTACAAAAGTGCCCCTACTGCGACTTTAACTCTCACGCACTAAAAGCGGATATCCCAGAACAAGATTATATTGCTGCACTGCTGCAAGATCTCGATACAGACATAGAACGTTATCAAATCAGCTCGAACCCGAGACAACTGCACTCTATTTTTATCGGTGGTGGCACCCCTAGCCTATTTTCTGCAAAGGGAATCGCCGAACTACTTCAAGGCATAGAAACAAGAATTCCATTTAAATCTGGTATTGAGATAACCATGGAAGCCAACCCGGGCACGATTGAAGCTGAGCGCTTTTTAGGATACCAAAAAGCAGGCATCACGCGCATATCCGTTGGCGTGCAGAGCTTTGAGCAGTCCAAACTCACCAAACTTGGTCGTATTCATGGTCAAGACGAAGCCGTAAATGCGGCCAAACTGGCTCATAAAATAGGCTTACACAGCTTTAATCTCGACTTAATGCATGGTCTACCGGATCAGTCACTTGACCAAGCCTTAAACGACCTAGAGAAAGCAATTGAACTGTCACCACCTCATTTGTCTTGGTATCAATTGACGATTGAACCCAATACACTATTTCATTACAAGCGCCCAACCTTACCTGACGACGATGCCTTGTGGGATATTTTCGAACAAGGACACCAAAAGCTTACCGAGGCTGGCTACGTGCAGTATGAAATCTCTGGTTACAGTAAGCCTGATCATCAGTGCCAACATAACCTCAATTATTGGCGCTTTGGCGATTACTTAGGTATTGGTTGCGGGGCTCACGGTAAGCTTAGTTTTGCTGATGGACGAATCATTCGCACGACTAAAATCAAGCATCCTAAAGGCTACCTCGCCGCTTATGATAATATGGTTAAGCCCTACCTCTACAATGAGGAAGAAGTGGCACTAGACGATCGGCCATTTGAGTTTTTTATGAACCGCTTCCGCCTTCTCGAAGCTTGCCCTAAGCAAGATTTTCTTAACACGACAGGCCTTAGCTTTGAAGCAATAAGAAAACCCATGGATTGGGCTATCAGTATGAACTACATCAGCGAAAGCGAGACACACTGGCAAGTCACAGAAAAAGGCAAACTCTTCCTTAATGACTTGCTAGAAGCGTTTATGGTGGATGGTGAGTAA
- the proC gene encoding pyrroline-5-carboxylate reductase encodes MEHKNIAFIGAGNMVKAIVSGLVAGGYSASCITATAPSKTRRRPLEQEFSINTTSDNIAAAEQADVVVLSVKPQMMQDVCSALRPVDWSNKLVISIAAGINCQRLCEMLDHNLNIVRVMPNTPSQLGLGMSGMFAPTQVSESDKAFANTLMSAVGKTCWVQKESGINNVIAAAGSAPAYFFLFLEAMQAEAIAQGFDKHTARELVQQSALGAAHMVVANPDIELSTLREQVTSKGGTTAEALRTFNQHQLSDIVSKAMQAAVARAEEMEQQF; translated from the coding sequence ATGGAACATAAAAACATCGCCTTTATTGGCGCGGGTAATATGGTGAAGGCTATCGTCTCTGGTTTAGTCGCGGGGGGCTACTCGGCATCTTGCATCACAGCAACGGCACCTTCAAAAACAAGACGTAGGCCGCTAGAACAAGAGTTTTCAATTAACACCACCAGTGACAATATTGCCGCCGCAGAGCAAGCCGATGTCGTGGTATTATCCGTCAAGCCGCAAATGATGCAAGACGTGTGCTCTGCACTGCGACCTGTAGACTGGTCAAACAAACTCGTTATCTCGATTGCAGCTGGCATTAATTGTCAGCGTTTATGTGAAATGCTAGATCACAACTTAAACATTGTTCGCGTCATGCCAAACACGCCTTCACAGCTTGGCCTAGGCATGAGCGGCATGTTTGCACCAACGCAAGTCAGTGAATCGGATAAGGCTTTCGCTAACACTTTGATGAGCGCGGTAGGCAAAACTTGCTGGGTACAAAAAGAGAGCGGTATCAATAATGTTATTGCAGCAGCCGGAAGTGCGCCTGCCTACTTCTTTTTGTTCTTAGAAGCCATGCAAGCTGAAGCTATTGCACAAGGTTTTGATAAACACACCGCGCGAGAGCTGGTTCAGCAATCTGCTTTAGGTGCCGCGCACATGGTCGTTGCCAACCCAGATATTGAGTTATCGACGCTACGAGAGCAAGTAACGTCAAAAGGTGGAACGACAGCAGAAGCATTGCGCACATTTAATCAACACCAACTTTCGGATATAGTGTCAAAAGCTATGCAGGCTGCAGTTGCACGTGCCGAAGAAATGGAACAACAGTTTTAA
- a CDS encoding XTP/dITP diphosphatase, with product MNKNKIVLATGNQGKVREMADLIADFGFDVVAQSEFEVSEVAETGTTFIENAIIKARHAAKETGLPAIADDSGLEVDFLNGAPGVYSARYAGEEATDRQNIDKLLAAMQNVPEEQRSARFHCVLVLMRHELDPTPIICHGTWEGKILTKTHGQNGFGYDPVFFVPEENCASAELEPQRKKQLSHRGKALQKLFSQLSAQPL from the coding sequence ATGAATAAAAACAAAATTGTCCTCGCCACTGGTAATCAAGGTAAAGTTCGGGAGATGGCTGACCTGATCGCTGATTTTGGGTTTGATGTGGTCGCTCAAAGCGAATTTGAAGTTTCAGAGGTCGCTGAAACGGGTACAACATTTATTGAAAACGCCATCATCAAAGCTCGACATGCCGCCAAAGAAACAGGGCTGCCTGCGATCGCTGATGATTCAGGGTTAGAAGTCGATTTTCTCAATGGCGCACCTGGCGTTTACTCTGCTCGTTATGCAGGGGAAGAGGCGACAGATAGACAAAATATCGATAAGTTACTTGCCGCTATGCAGAATGTCCCTGAGGAGCAGCGAAGTGCTCGTTTTCACTGCGTTCTAGTGTTGATGCGCCATGAACTCGACCCAACTCCAATTATCTGTCACGGCACATGGGAAGGCAAAATCCTTACAAAGACTCATGGTCAAAATGGTTTTGGCTACGATCCTGTGTTCTTTGTTCCAGAAGAAAACTGCGCCTCAGCAGAACTTGAACCACAGCGCAAAAAACAGCTTTCACATCGTGGTAAAGCGCTACAAAAGCTCTTTAGTCAATTATCTGCGCAGCCTTTGTAG
- a CDS encoding DUF4426 domain-containing protein → MKTWIILTLASLFALPSFAGQFKNIKEIEVHYSAFNSTFLTPQVASSYQLKRNGYSAILNISVLDTYQAGKPAITAKVKGQAKNLIGQIKPLEFTQVKEGSAIYYLAEFSISDQENLTFDIDINAGNKGTGRLKFSQKFYVEE, encoded by the coding sequence ATGAAAACATGGATCATTCTAACACTCGCGAGTTTATTTGCTCTGCCAAGCTTTGCTGGACAATTCAAAAACATCAAAGAAATTGAAGTTCATTACTCAGCCTTCAACTCAACTTTCCTTACTCCACAAGTTGCCAGCAGCTACCAACTTAAGCGTAATGGTTACTCCGCCATTCTAAACATCAGTGTTCTAGATACTTACCAAGCAGGGAAGCCTGCGATAACCGCCAAAGTAAAAGGACAGGCGAAAAATCTGATTGGTCAAATCAAACCTCTTGAATTTACCCAAGTTAAAGAAGGCAGTGCCATATACTATTTGGCCGAGTTTTCTATTTCTGATCAAGAGAATCTAACTTTCGATATTGACATCAATGCTGGTAATAAAGGCACTGGAAGGTTAAAGTTCTCCCAAAAATTTTATGTAGAAGAATAA